From a region of the Mercurialis annua linkage group LG1-X, ddMerAnnu1.2, whole genome shotgun sequence genome:
- the LOC126666598 gene encoding uncharacterized protein LOC126666598, whose translation MRAPSLLAQCILGLVPQDRASVSISSVSDRDVQLPSPAVEILPSKVTSYFRYAGENVELQGLNVFKGRVSIADIIGFTGSEMISSESDGSMKSWNSSLDLVNVLKHEIRDGQLSFRGKRILELGSNYGLPGIFACLKGASAVHFQDLNAETLRCMTIPNVLANLEQVRERQSRQPESPLTPSRNSLSPSVHFYAGDWDELPTVLSIVRNDALEATTGMNLSFSEEDFMDACSSQDGNIIGHETSSRRSRKLSGSRAWERASEIDHGEDGYDVILMTDIPYSIISLKKLYALIKKCMRPPYGVLYLATKRNYVGFNNGARQLKSLVDEEGIFGAHLVKEMAERDIWKFFLK comes from the exons ATGCGTGCTCCCTCATTACTTGCACAATGCATACTTGGTTTGGTCCCTCAAGACCGAGCAAGTGTTAGCATTTCCAGTGTTTCAGATAGGGATGTGCAGCTTCCTTCTCCTGCAGTTGAGATTCTCCCCTCAAAGGTAACATCCTA CTTTAGATATGCAGGAGAGAATGTTGAATTGCAAGGGCTAAATGTCTTCAAG GGAAGAGTTAGCATTGCTGATATTATTGGGTTCACAGGGTCCGAAATGATATCATCAGAAAGTGACG GGTCTATGAAATCTTGGAACAGCTCTCTTGATCTTGTAAATGTCCTTAAGCATGAAATCCGCGATGGACAACTGAGCTTTAGAGGCAAGAGAATTCTTGAg CTTGGTAGTAACTATGGACTTCCTGGGATCTTTGCTTGCCTGAAG GGGGCTTCTGCTGTGCACTTTCAAGACCTGAATGCAGAAACACTAAGGTGCATGACTATACCAAATGTCCTTGCCAACCTTGAGCAGGTTCGGGAGAGGCAGAGTCGACAACCAGAGAGCCCTCTTACTCCATCAAGGAACTCTCTGTCACCGTCAGTCCACTTCTATGCTGGGGACTGGGACGAACTTCCAACAGTGCTGTCAATTGTGAGAAATGATGCCTTAGAAGCAACAACAGGCATGAACCTTAGCTTCTCTGAGGAGGATTTCATGGATGCATGTAGTAGCCAGGACGGTAACATCATAGGGCACGAAACTTCCTCAAGGCGATCAAGGAAGCTTTCGGGAAGCCGGGCATGGGAGAGAGCTAGTGAGATTGATCATGGAGAAGATGGCTATGATGTTATTCTGATGACAGATATCCCATACTCTATAATTTCTTTGAAGAAGCTGTATGCTCTCATTAAAAAG TGTATGAGGCCTCCATATGGAGTATTATACTTGGCAACAAAGAGAAATTATGTCGGTTTCAACAATGGAGCTCGACAGTTGAAAAGTCTGGTAGATGAAGAGGGCATTTTTGGAGCTCATTTAGTTAAGGAGATGGCTGAAAGAGATATTTGGAAGTTCTTTCTCAAGTAA
- the LOC126677278 gene encoding gamma-secretase subunit APH1-like has translation MTVLAGIGYGLIALGPSLSLFISVISKKPFLILTVLSSTLLWLISLIVLSGVWRAFLPLQTKAWWPYALLILSSVCFQEALRLLFWKVYQRLENILDSFADRLSKPPLFLTDKMLIAMAGGLGHGVAHAVFFCLSLLTPAFGPATYFVDSCSRIPFFLVSAMIALAFVTIHTFSMVIAFNGYAEGNKVDQSFAPIVHLVAGLVTLENSASGGCIVGIPLLYFIAVLTLLHCGKMVRRRLTENRRAQGSS, from the exons atgacAGTGTTAGCAGGGATCGGGTATGGTTTAATAGCATTAGGACCTTCCCTTTCACTCTTCATTTCTGTCATCTCCAAGAAACCATTCTTGATCCTCACTGTCCTCTCCAG TACACTGTTATGGCTTATAAGTCTGATTGTGCTGTCTGGAGTCTGGAGGGCTTTTCTTCCTTTGCAAACAAAAGCATGGTGGCCCTATGCTTTGCTTATTCTTTCTTCTGTTTGTTTCCAAGAAGCTCTCCGTCTTCTTTTCTGGAAAGTTTACCA GCGGTTGGAGAATATTTTGGATAGTTTTGCTGACAGGCTTTCAAAACCACCATTATTTCTGACAGATAAGATGCTAATTGCTATGG CTGGTGGTTTAGGTCATGGTGTAGCCCATGCTGTGTTCTTTTGTCTTAGCCTCTTAACACCGGCGTTTGGCCCAGCAACCTACTTCGTAGATAGTTGTTCACGTATTCCATTTTTCCTTGTTTCtg CTATGATTGCTCTTGCATTTGTTACAATTCATACTTTCTCAATGGTCATTGCATTTAATGGGTATGCTGAAGGGAATAAAGTGGACCAAAGTTTTGCCCCCATAGTTCATCTTGTTGCAGGATTGGTG ACACTGGAGAATTCAGCATCTGGGGGTTGCATTGTTGGCATTCCTCTTCTCTATTTTATCGCAGTCTTGACATTGTTGCATTGTGGGAAAATGGTGCGGAGAAGATTAACAGAAAACAGAAGAGCACAAGGCAGCTCATAG